One region of Roseovarius faecimaris genomic DNA includes:
- a CDS encoding RNA-binding S4 domain-containing protein has protein sequence MTETADKLRLDKWLWQARFFKTRGLSAKQVSGGHVRVNATRVTKPAHAVGPGDVLTFSQARRVRVVRILALGERRGPATEAATLYEDLSPPAPPRDLPEAPAPKYEGKGRPTKRDRRKLDDKTRQELE, from the coding sequence TCAGGCTCGACAAGTGGCTCTGGCAGGCCCGGTTTTTCAAGACGCGGGGCCTCTCGGCCAAGCAGGTAAGCGGGGGCCATGTGCGCGTGAATGCGACGCGTGTCACGAAACCTGCCCATGCGGTTGGCCCCGGCGATGTGCTGACTTTTTCCCAGGCGCGCCGGGTGCGTGTGGTGCGTATTCTCGCCCTGGGTGAAAGACGCGGCCCGGCCACGGAAGCGGCGACGCTCTATGAAGACCTCAGCCCGCCCGCCCCGCCGCGCGACCTGCCCGAGGCTCCGGCGCCGAAATATGAGGGCAAGGGCCGCCCCACGAAGCGGGATCGTCGCAAACTCGATGACAAGACGCGCCAAGAGCTTGAATGA